GGCCGAATGATGCCGCCGGTCACGAGTTTTTGGAGACCTTAATCGCTTCAGCCAACGGATTTCCAGTCCAATTTCACCCAGGCATTCCCTTTGAGGCGTTGCGACAATTGTACCGGACGGCCTCGATTTACTGGCATGCCACCGGATATGGTTGTTCAGCCGAAGCCTATCCAGAGCGTCAGGAGCACTTTGGCGTCACGACCGTGGAAGCCATGTCGGCGGGCCTGGTTCCGGTGGTGATCAACTCTGGCGGCCAACGGGAAAGTGTGCGTCATCAAGGAAATGGGTTTCTCTGGAATGACCTGGATGAAATGATCGAACTGACCCAATCTCTGATTCTGGATCGGGAGCTCCGCGAACGGCTTGGTGTGCAGGCTGCAACGGATAGTAAACAGTTTTGTCGCGAAGCTTTTCTGGAACGAATGGACCGAATTCTTGAACGGCTGACAACTTAAATCGTGTCCTCTGCTATACTCCGCCAACTCAACAGAGGGAAGAAATGAGGGAGACCTGAGATCAAATGCGCGTACTGACCTGGGGACTGGGATATGTGGGGTTGGTTTCATCCGCCTGTCTGGCCCAATTAGGCCATGACGTGATTGGCATTGACTCTGATATCGCCAAAGTTCAAGCACTCAACCAGGGAAAAAGTATCCTGGTTGAACCCGGATGCGATGAGATTGTGAGCCGAAATCTCAATGCAGGCCGGCTGAAGGGAACAGTTGAGGCGGATGTAGCCGCCAACTGGCCGGAAATTTTGCTGGTTTGTGTTGGAACTCCGGGCGACAGTGATGGCAATTTTATCCTGGATGACCTCAACCTTGTCACTCACACCATTGGCAACAGGTTGCGGCAGTCAACTTCATTTCAGGTGGTGGTTGTTCGGAGTACCGTCTTTCCTGGAACCACCCGCGAAATTCTGATACCCCAGTTCGAAAAATACTCTGGCAAAAAGGCGGGCGAGGACTTTGGTGTTGTGTTCAACCCTGAATTTCTTCGTGAGTCCACAGCCATCAAGGATTTCTTTGAACCCCCCTACATTCTGATTGGAGAACTGGATGCTCGTTCTGGACGGATGGTGGAGCTTCTCTATGAACCAATGAACGCCAACCGGATTCGAGTCAGCCTTGAGGAAGCCGAATGCCTGAAGCTCGCCAGCAACGCATTTCACAGCTTAAAAGTCGGATTTGCCAATGAGATTGGCCGTTTATGCGATCGGTTGACCCTGGATAGTCAAAAGGTGATGGATTTGGTCTGTGCCGACACCCGGCTCAATCTTTCTTCCGCGTACTTAAATCCAGGGTTTGCGTTCGGTGGTGCTTGCCTTCCGAAAGATTTGCGTTCGTTGACGGCTGGCGCCCGCCACATCGGAGTTGAATTGCCAATTCTGGAAGCCGTTTTGCCAAGCAATGACCTTCATCTGGAGATGGTGCTCAACAAAGTAACCGATCACAATCTTGGGTCCGTCGGCGTCCTGGGGCTGAGCTTCAAATCGGGTACCAATGACTTGAGGGAAAGCCCGGCGGTGGAGTTTGTTTGTCGTCTCCGTAAAAAAGGCGTGATGGTTTGGGTTTTTGATCCGGATGTGAAACTAAGCCGACTCACCAGGGCAAACAAAGAATTTCTCATGGAAAAACTGCCGGACATTGAAACGATTGTGTGTCCGGACATCAATCTCATTCAATCACGCTGTGAAGGAATTGTGGTTACCCGGCCCCAGCCTGAATTTCAAGCCTTCATTCGCCACATAAGGCTGAGCCATCCTCAGATACCTGTCATTAACTTTGGATGATCAATAGCCATTCGGAGATAATGGCTATTGATCATGGGATTCGACCTGCTGATGTGCGTAAACTCTGGCTCCAGCACACTGGCCGGTGTGGGTATGCTCAACTATAAGGGGTCATCTGTTGAATTTAACTAACGTGAGTTCGACGTAAGAAAAACGAAAAAATAACCAA
Above is a genomic segment from Acidobacteriota bacterium containing:
- a CDS encoding nucleotide sugar dehydrogenase, which codes for MRVLTWGLGYVGLVSSACLAQLGHDVIGIDSDIAKVQALNQGKSILVEPGCDEIVSRNLNAGRLKGTVEADVAANWPEILLVCVGTPGDSDGNFILDDLNLVTHTIGNRLRQSTSFQVVVVRSTVFPGTTREILIPQFEKYSGKKAGEDFGVVFNPEFLRESTAIKDFFEPPYILIGELDARSGRMVELLYEPMNANRIRVSLEEAECLKLASNAFHSLKVGFANEIGRLCDRLTLDSQKVMDLVCADTRLNLSSAYLNPGFAFGGACLPKDLRSLTAGARHIGVELPILEAVLPSNDLHLEMVLNKVTDHNLGSVGVLGLSFKSGTNDLRESPAVEFVCRLRKKGVMVWVFDPDVKLSRLTRANKEFLMEKLPDIETIVCPDINLIQSRCEGIVVTRPQPEFQAFIRHIRLSHPQIPVINFG